One Coffea arabica cultivar ET-39 chromosome 5e, Coffea Arabica ET-39 HiFi, whole genome shotgun sequence DNA segment encodes these proteins:
- the LOC140006180 gene encoding elicitor-responsive protein 1-like, with protein sequence MHTRGLRMRSLGQVHPTPDPYVCLEYASTKFRTRTHTNGGKNPTFQEKFIFSLIEGLREITVAVWNSNTITYDDFIGNRKVQLQKVLSQGFDDSSWPLQTKTGRLQLE encoded by the exons ATGCATACAAGAGGCCTTAGGATGCGTTCTCTTGGACAAGTT CATCCAACTCCTGATCCTTACGTTTGCCTGGAATACGCCAGCACTAAATTCCGTACCCGTACCCACACAA ACGGTGGAAAAAACCCTACTTTTCAAGAGAAATTCATCTTCTCCTTGATTGAAGGGCTAAGGGAGATCACTGTTGCTGTTTGGAACAGCAATACCATTACTTATGATGATTTTATCGGCAATCGAAA GGTTCAGCTGCAGAAAGTTCTTTCTCAGGGATTTGATGATAGTTCTTGGCCACTTCAAACTAAAACCGGCAG GTTGCAGCTGgaataa